A single Pseudomonas sp. HN11 DNA region contains:
- a CDS encoding CHAD domain-containing protein, translating into MSALVDQLVAQVIGLEVGLLSCQARLAAVTDDEALHDLRTTVRRLRSLLRPLRGLPGVEQLELAASTVGQLTTPLRDREVLAAYLHQHGHREAADRRLCLQPEAYRQVAQSAELAHLLLILDAFPRFIRACEHQKLLKGLRPRIEKRLAKQWQKLDDALKDPDHDRHRLRLLIKRVRYAAEAYPELDKLPANAMSRLKKAQGALGDWHDCWQWLAQAEHQADLQPCVAVWHRTMAKAEGQADRVLDKLSADCF; encoded by the coding sequence ATGTCAGCTTTGGTCGATCAGTTAGTCGCTCAGGTTATTGGCCTGGAAGTAGGGTTACTGAGCTGCCAGGCTCGCCTCGCCGCCGTCACCGACGATGAAGCCCTGCATGACCTGCGCACCACCGTGCGCCGTCTGCGCAGCCTGTTGCGCCCCTTGCGCGGGCTGCCTGGGGTGGAACAGCTTGAATTGGCCGCTAGCACTGTCGGCCAACTGACCACGCCGCTACGCGATCGCGAAGTGCTGGCGGCGTATTTGCATCAGCATGGACATCGCGAGGCGGCCGACCGGCGCCTGTGTCTGCAACCTGAGGCCTATCGCCAGGTGGCGCAAAGCGCTGAGCTTGCGCATTTGTTGTTGATCCTGGATGCGTTTCCGCGTTTCATCCGGGCTTGCGAACATCAGAAATTGCTCAAAGGCCTGCGCCCGCGTATTGAAAAACGTCTGGCCAAGCAATGGCAGAAACTCGATGACGCCTTGAAAGATCCCGATCATGACCGCCACCGCCTGCGGTTGTTGATCAAGCGGGTGCGCTATGCCGCCGAAGCCTATCCCGAATTGGATAAGTTACCGGCCAACGCGATGTCGCGCCTGAAAAAAGCCCAGGGCGCTTTAGGCGATTGGCACGATTGCTGGCAATGGCTGGCCCAGGCTGAGCATCAGGCAGATCTGCAACCTTGTGTTGCGGTGTGGCATCGCACCATGGCCAAGGCTGAAGGGCAGGCGGACCGCGTGCTGGACAAACTCAGCGCAGATTGTTTCTGA
- a CDS encoding transglycosylase SLT domain-containing protein, producing MIRPSALLMLCLTLLLPMAAVARLDGPLEVTKPGKVRDLADIRSSRTLRVLVNQSRNSSGEVQGQAIGVEYHRLRAFEQYLNGHARDGQEINFKIIPKAKDQLLGALARGEGDLVAPGELLDVKAAHKISTSDPIVSDVPLWLVGVKGERRFTKLEQLSGRTLALTTGSAAADAVSQVNQKLALHKQPPVKVEWVDPTLAVEDVLEMVQAGIFHLTIVEKPIAERWSKILPKLRFDKQVAISEPADEYWFVRQDASMLRASIDRFLKTYRSPSDQDVAFQRIYRRLYQVRNPLARADRQRLEKLRPVLQKHAREQGMDWLNLAALAFKESALDPGARNSGGPTGLMQITPSAAQRVGVSNIENLDSNVQAGARYLAMIRRKFFASPKLNERERMAFVLAAYNMGPERVQGMRTEAKRRGLNPNQWFFQVERIAMEQVGMGGVSYVNSVNKYYLAFDRERKSLEPPAPKIASQK from the coding sequence ATGATCCGACCCTCGGCGTTGCTTATGTTGTGCCTGACGTTGCTGCTGCCCATGGCGGCGGTTGCGCGTCTGGACGGGCCGCTGGAAGTGACCAAGCCCGGCAAGGTGCGCGATCTGGCGGACATTCGTTCCAGCCGTACTCTGCGTGTATTGGTCAACCAGAGCCGTAATAGCTCCGGCGAGGTCCAGGGCCAGGCCATTGGTGTCGAATACCATCGCCTGCGCGCTTTTGAGCAATACCTCAATGGCCATGCCCGTGATGGGCAGGAAATCAACTTCAAGATCATCCCCAAGGCCAAGGATCAGTTGCTCGGCGCGTTGGCCCGTGGCGAGGGCGACTTGGTGGCGCCGGGTGAGTTGCTCGACGTAAAGGCTGCGCACAAGATCAGCACCAGCGACCCGATTGTCAGCGATGTGCCATTGTGGCTGGTGGGGGTGAAGGGGGAGCGGCGGTTCACCAAATTGGAACAACTTTCCGGCCGCACCCTGGCGCTGACGACCGGCAGCGCGGCTGCGGATGCCGTCAGCCAGGTCAACCAGAAGTTGGCGTTGCACAAGCAACCGCCGGTGAAAGTGGAATGGGTGGATCCGACATTGGCCGTGGAGGATGTGCTGGAGATGGTCCAGGCCGGTATTTTCCATCTGACCATTGTAGAAAAGCCGATTGCCGAACGCTGGTCAAAAATTTTGCCCAAATTACGTTTCGATAAGCAGGTGGCAATCAGTGAGCCGGCTGACGAGTACTGGTTTGTGCGTCAGGATGCCTCGATGCTGCGGGCCAGCATTGATCGATTCCTCAAGACCTATCGGAGCCCCTCCGACCAGGATGTAGCGTTCCAACGTATCTATCGTCGCCTCTATCAAGTACGTAACCCGTTGGCCCGTGCCGATCGTCAGCGCCTGGAAAAGCTGCGTCCGGTATTGCAAAAGCATGCCCGTGAGCAGGGCATGGATTGGCTGAACCTGGCCGCGCTGGCGTTCAAGGAGTCAGCGCTCGACCCTGGCGCCCGTAACAGTGGCGGTCCCACTGGCCTGATGCAAATCACGCCTTCTGCTGCGCAGCGAGTGGGTGTGAGCAATATCGAGAATCTCGACAGTAATGTGCAGGCGGGTGCGCGTTATTTGGCGATGATCCGTCGCAAATTTTTCGCCAGCCCCAAGCTCAATGAGCGCGAGCGCATGGCGTTTGTGCTGGCGGCCTACAATATGGGGCCGGAGCGTGTGCAGGGCATGCGCACTGAAGCCAAACGCCGGGGGTTGAACCCCAATCAGTGGTTTTTCCAGGTTGAACGCATTGCCATGGAGCAAGTAGGGATGGGCGGCGTCAGCTATGTCAATAGCGTCAACAAGTACTATTTGGCGTTCGATCGGGAGCGCAAGTCTCTGGAGCCGCCAGCGCCGAAAATCGCCTCACAGAAGTAA
- a CDS encoding acyl-CoA thioesterase — MRFSDLLDAARSNPLDVTIPAEWAQGRATFGGLVAALQYEALRAQVPAERPLRSLAITFVGPVAPDVSASYQVEVLREGKAVSQLLGRVVQNGEVATLVQASFGASRESEIAVESEAPPVFKHWDECQELAYIKGVTPEFMRHLAMRWSVGGLPFTGNKSRDMGGWVRLRGDVKEEPLTEAHILALVDAWPPALLPHLKKPAPGSTLTWTIEFIQPLQDLTTLDWCQYYVNIEHARDGYGHAAAALWSPTGELIAISRQTVVVFA, encoded by the coding sequence ATGCGCTTTAGTGATTTGCTCGACGCCGCCCGTAGCAACCCGCTGGACGTCACCATCCCCGCCGAGTGGGCCCAGGGGCGCGCGACTTTTGGTGGCCTGGTGGCTGCCTTGCAATACGAAGCCCTGCGTGCCCAAGTGCCGGCCGAGCGTCCGCTACGCTCGCTCGCCATTACCTTTGTCGGGCCTGTAGCGCCGGATGTTTCAGCCAGTTACCAGGTCGAAGTCTTGCGCGAAGGCAAGGCCGTTAGCCAATTGCTGGGCCGTGTGGTGCAGAACGGTGAAGTGGCGACATTGGTACAGGCCAGTTTCGGTGCGTCCCGTGAGTCGGAAATCGCTGTCGAGAGCGAAGCGCCGCCGGTGTTCAAACATTGGGATGAATGCCAGGAACTGGCCTATATCAAGGGCGTGACCCCGGAATTCATGCGCCACCTGGCGATGCGCTGGAGTGTCGGTGGCTTGCCGTTTACCGGTAATAAATCCCGAGACATGGGCGGTTGGGTGCGGTTGCGTGGGGATGTGAAAGAAGAGCCGTTGACCGAGGCGCACATCCTCGCCCTCGTCGACGCCTGGCCTCCGGCCTTGCTGCCGCACCTGAAAAAGCCGGCACCCGGCAGCACCCTGACCTGGACCATCGAATTCATCCAGCCCTTGCAGGATCTGACGACCCTCGACTGGTGCCAGTATTATGTCAACATCGAACACGCCCGCGACGGTTACGGTCATGCCGCCGCTGCCCTCTGGAGCCCGACCGGCGAACTGATCGCCATCAGCCGCCAGACTGTGGTGGTCTTCGCCTGA
- a CDS encoding RHS repeat-associated core domain-containing protein — MIPVIAQFVLYPMDTNTPDVESVLSDFRTCLNAFDEWAESFWSGSVLDVEQVFKVGDEVSLVAPVSSKQPNRAVATCKAQGALTLVHMFESTQFVPIGNTPVMLQAIGSDGEPFGDPIHRTIDASGILEVNDCIRDQRYQITFYPNVSKDHIKTLYASYQSVIAGLEDRLRDEWTKTFRPQWNDFAKATPFERSAMQGMALSNGIAKALYNLWDNFTQLYELLADIKANSQKLLHYLSQAELNELLKLGKDTIAQGLLVLSDEPLLFIYLSAMVAWIRMLPPPQMYELLGEMTGEVLINLFLVWATRGMGVQVRLGMQVLGTIKSGQARKWLERLADQLVGPRLDAHVETARPLLLGSPATPIRTVPDVPLKAGDQLVSNPVPVVRHKARQRTVLVRQEPVDDVPAVAKNPAGDAAAPSDKTATNGCPVSMVTGEELLTLTDGALDGVLAFEWTRLYRTSAVEVDCGLGFGWSHSLAHRLSVSGDSVVWTDHENRSTTLPLPTAARPAITNSLAEAAIYLGSLPDELVLAQASRFYHFRDGVLTAISDAYDNRLRISRDFLGRIERVDNGVGRSLCLRYASGRIVAVDYQIHRVVDEGPFVWVTEQTVVSYAYDDLGRLVSATNAVGESEVYRYDEQHVILERGLAGGASFFWEWEKSGKTARCVRHWASFSQMDTRYAWDDNGQVTVFNADGSREVYVHDQRARLVQRVDPDGAEHFKSYDDKGRLTVEQDPLGAITAYQYDEAGRLVAVFPGDDEPTSYEHDNGFVRVVRRGEAVWKYERNDQGDVIRKIDPDGNATDYSYNKCGQLVGVWYPDHSCHRLVWNERGQLLEEQLPNGGVKRYRYDDLGRKITQEDEHGSLTQFEWNGVGRLVQIVLPSGDTRKYTYNAYGKITSERDELGHVTRYEYADGLHLISRRINADGTQVKYRYDNVRLLLTEIENEVGETYRLQYHSNGLIQQEIGFDGQRTAYLYDLNGNLREKTEHGDDGSQLVTRYERDYAGRLIRKTLPDSNTVDYTYDRQGNLVSVEDGHWSLAYEYDSQNRLTAEHQGWGTLRYGYDACGQLQNLRLPDNNRLTFKHDKGGHLATVDLNGTVLTSHLFHAGREQQRAQGTLLSHYQHDHQGRLFNQSIHDAEGPLYSRHYDYDEAGNLTRLLDTRKGEHHYHYDPLNRLTRADHSQGEQERFAHDPAGNLLMQDRPGPDIVAGNRLMIQGDHHYDYDAFGNLIRERRGKGHQLVTEYRYDCQHRLTGITRPNGKKASYRYDPFGRRISKTVDGVTTEFFWQGDKLIAEHHADRHRSYLYEPDSFRPLALLEGFGPKEAKPYHYQLDHLGTPQELTAADGEIVWSAHYRAYGEISRLDIGKIDNPLRFQGQYFDQESELHYNRHRYYNPDIGRYLTPDPVKLAGGINAYQYVPNPTGWVDPTGLSANCPPKGIQQPACKTPNEPETPDISRRGAFRQAKRDAGIPMVQTPDMVVDPDTGKTKQYTTEKMTDKNRKTILDENGKPIDTKVYQFTRSNGSKILIQDHSAGHKFGSEDGIGDHTSHFNLRPIEKPRKGYLEGAKKHYPFRK, encoded by the coding sequence ATGATTCCGGTTATTGCGCAGTTCGTCCTCTACCCCATGGATACCAATACGCCAGACGTGGAATCCGTCCTGAGCGATTTCCGCACGTGCCTGAACGCATTTGACGAGTGGGCCGAAAGCTTCTGGAGCGGTTCGGTACTGGACGTGGAGCAGGTGTTCAAGGTCGGGGACGAGGTTTCCCTCGTCGCTCCCGTGTCTTCCAAACAACCGAATCGCGCAGTTGCCACCTGCAAGGCCCAGGGTGCGTTGACCCTGGTGCATATGTTCGAGAGCACGCAGTTTGTGCCCATCGGCAACACGCCGGTGATGCTGCAGGCCATCGGCTCAGACGGCGAGCCGTTCGGTGACCCCATTCATCGAACCATCGACGCCAGCGGCATTCTAGAAGTCAACGATTGCATCCGCGACCAACGTTATCAGATCACCTTTTATCCCAACGTTTCCAAGGATCACATCAAGACGCTGTACGCGTCTTATCAGTCGGTGATTGCCGGACTGGAAGATCGCCTGCGTGATGAATGGACGAAGACCTTCAGGCCGCAATGGAACGACTTTGCCAAGGCCACACCGTTCGAGCGCAGCGCCATGCAAGGCATGGCGCTCTCAAACGGGATTGCCAAGGCGCTCTACAACCTGTGGGACAACTTCACCCAACTGTACGAGCTGTTGGCGGATATCAAGGCTAATAGCCAGAAGTTGTTGCATTACCTCTCGCAGGCCGAACTCAACGAACTGCTGAAACTGGGCAAAGACACCATCGCCCAGGGTCTGCTTGTGCTCAGCGATGAGCCGCTGCTGTTTATCTATCTGTCGGCCATGGTCGCCTGGATACGCATGCTGCCGCCGCCGCAGATGTATGAATTGCTGGGCGAGATGACCGGCGAGGTGCTGATCAACTTATTCCTGGTCTGGGCGACGCGGGGCATGGGGGTTCAGGTTCGCCTGGGTATGCAGGTGTTGGGGACCATCAAGTCTGGCCAAGCACGCAAATGGCTGGAGAGGCTGGCCGATCAGTTGGTCGGGCCTCGGTTGGACGCCCATGTCGAAACGGCCAGGCCGCTGTTGCTGGGTAGCCCGGCGACACCGATTCGGACGGTTCCGGATGTGCCGTTGAAGGCTGGCGATCAGTTGGTTTCCAACCCGGTGCCGGTGGTGCGGCACAAGGCCAGGCAGCGGACGGTGTTGGTGCGGCAAGAGCCTGTGGATGACGTGCCGGCTGTTGCGAAGAATCCGGCTGGGGATGCGGCGGCGCCTTCGGACAAGACAGCCACTAACGGTTGCCCGGTGTCGATGGTCACGGGCGAAGAACTGCTGACCCTCACCGATGGCGCGCTGGACGGAGTTTTGGCGTTTGAGTGGACCCGCTTGTATCGCACCAGTGCGGTGGAAGTGGATTGTGGGTTGGGGTTTGGCTGGAGTCACTCGCTGGCGCATCGCTTGAGTGTTTCCGGGGATTCGGTGGTGTGGACCGATCATGAGAATCGCTCGACCACCCTGCCCTTGCCTACGGCTGCTCGACCTGCGATCACCAACAGCCTGGCCGAAGCGGCGATCTATCTGGGTTCATTGCCTGATGAGTTGGTGCTGGCTCAGGCCTCACGGTTCTACCACTTTCGCGACGGTGTGCTGACAGCGATCAGCGATGCGTATGACAACCGGCTGCGCATTTCCCGGGATTTTCTGGGGCGCATTGAGCGGGTGGATAACGGTGTCGGGCGCTCGCTGTGTTTGCGCTATGCCTCGGGGCGGATCGTGGCGGTGGACTATCAGATTCATCGCGTCGTGGATGAGGGGCCGTTTGTTTGGGTGACGGAGCAGACGGTTGTTTCCTACGCCTATGACGACCTTGGGCGACTCGTTTCAGCGACCAATGCTGTCGGCGAAAGCGAGGTTTATCGGTACGACGAGCAGCACGTCATTCTTGAACGTGGCTTGGCCGGTGGGGCGAGTTTCTTCTGGGAGTGGGAAAAGTCTGGCAAGACGGCGCGGTGTGTCCGGCATTGGGCCAGTTTCTCGCAGATGGACACACGCTACGCCTGGGATGACAACGGCCAGGTCACGGTGTTTAACGCCGATGGCAGCCGGGAAGTCTACGTGCATGACCAGCGGGCGCGGCTGGTGCAGCGGGTGGATCCGGATGGGGCCGAGCACTTCAAGTCCTACGATGACAAAGGTCGGCTGACGGTTGAGCAGGATCCGCTGGGGGCGATCACGGCCTACCAGTACGACGAAGCCGGGCGTTTGGTGGCGGTGTTTCCGGGGGATGACGAGCCAACGTCCTACGAGCATGACAACGGGTTCGTACGGGTTGTGCGACGTGGGGAAGCGGTTTGGAAGTATGAGCGCAATGATCAGGGCGATGTTATTCGCAAGATCGATCCAGACGGCAATGCTACTGACTACAGCTACAACAAATGCGGCCAGCTGGTTGGGGTGTGGTACCCGGATCACAGCTGTCATCGGCTGGTGTGGAATGAGCGTGGGCAGTTGCTTGAGGAGCAGTTGCCGAATGGCGGGGTCAAGCGTTATCGCTATGACGACCTCGGGCGAAAAATCACCCAGGAAGACGAGCACGGTTCGCTCACACAATTTGAGTGGAACGGCGTTGGGCGGTTAGTTCAAATCGTCTTGCCGAGCGGCGACACGCGTAAATATACCTACAACGCTTACGGAAAAATCACCTCCGAGCGCGATGAACTGGGCCACGTCACCCGCTACGAATACGCCGACGGATTGCACCTGATCAGCCGCCGCATCAATGCTGATGGCACTCAGGTCAAATACCGCTACGACAACGTACGTTTGTTGCTGACCGAAATCGAAAACGAGGTGGGCGAAACCTACCGGCTCCAGTACCACAGCAACGGCCTGATCCAGCAGGAAATCGGTTTTGACGGCCAGCGTACGGCTTACCTCTACGACCTCAACGGCAACCTTCGGGAAAAGACCGAACACGGTGATGATGGCAGTCAGCTGGTTACCCGCTACGAGCGCGATTACGCCGGACGCCTCATCAGAAAAACCCTGCCCGACAGCAACACCGTCGATTACACCTACGACCGCCAGGGCAACCTCGTAAGCGTCGAAGACGGCCACTGGTCCCTGGCCTACGAGTACGACAGCCAAAACCGCCTCACCGCCGAACACCAGGGCTGGGGCACCCTGCGCTACGGCTACGACGCCTGCGGTCAGCTGCAAAACCTACGCCTGCCGGACAACAACCGCCTCACCTTCAAACACGACAAAGGCGGCCACCTCGCCACCGTCGACCTGAACGGCACCGTTCTCACCTCGCACCTGTTCCACGCCGGACGCGAACAGCAACGCGCGCAAGGAACACTGCTCAGCCACTACCAACACGACCACCAGGGCCGCCTGTTCAACCAGAGCATCCACGACGCCGAAGGTCCGCTATACAGCCGCCACTACGACTACGACGAAGCCGGCAACCTCACCCGCCTGCTCGACACCCGCAAAGGCGAGCACCACTACCACTACGACCCATTAAACCGCCTCACCCGCGCCGACCACTCCCAAGGCGAGCAGGAACGCTTCGCCCACGACCCGGCCGGCAACCTGCTGATGCAAGACCGCCCCGGCCCCGACATCGTCGCCGGCAACCGCCTGATGATCCAGGGCGACCACCATTACGACTACGACGCCTTCGGCAACCTGATCCGCGAACGGCGTGGCAAAGGCCATCAACTCGTTACTGAATACCGCTATGACTGCCAGCACCGTCTGACCGGCATCACCCGCCCCAATGGCAAAAAAGCTAGTTACCGCTACGACCCATTTGGACGGCGCATAAGCAAAACCGTCGACGGTGTAACCACCGAGTTCTTCTGGCAAGGCGACAAGCTCATCGCCGAGCACCACGCGGACCGTCACCGCAGCTATCTCTACGAACCGGACAGCTTCCGTCCGCTAGCCTTGCTCGAAGGCTTTGGTCCAAAGGAAGCCAAGCCCTACCACTACCAACTCGACCACCTTGGTACGCCGCAGGAACTCACCGCTGCCGATGGCGAAATCGTCTGGTCCGCCCATTACCGCGCCTATGGAGAAATCAGCCGTCTCGACATCGGAAAAATCGACAACCCGCTGCGCTTCCAGGGCCAATACTTCGATCAAGAAAGCGAGCTGCACTACAACCGCCATCGCTACTACAATCCGGATATCGGTCGCTATCTGACGCCTGACCCGGTGAAGTTGGCGGGTGGGATCAATGCGTACCAGTACGTGCCGAACCCTACCGGATGGGTGGATCCGACAGGGCTGAGCGCCAACTGTCCGCCGAAAGGGATACAACAGCCAGCCTGTAAAACACCGAATGAACCGGAAACACCTGATATTTCTCGCAGAGGTGCCTTCAGGCAGGCGAAAAGAGATGCCGGGATACCGATGGTTCAGACTCCAGACATGGTAGTAGACCCAGACACAGGAAAGACGAAACAATACACTACTGAAAAAATGACAGACAAGAACAGGAAAACAATTCTGGATGAAAACGGTAAACCCATAGACACAAAAGTCTATCAATTTACAAGATCAAACGGCTCGAAAATCCTCATTCAAGACCACTCAGCAGGCCATAAATTCGGTAGCGAAGATGGTATTGGAGACCATACATCACACTTCAATTTGCGACCCATCGAAAAGCCTCGAAAAGGTTATCTTGAAGGCGCAAAAAAACACTATCCATTCAGGAAGTAA
- a CDS encoding Imm50 family immunity protein: MKHWNELDGSIFLSKIFSLPVEIGKIALFSLRVENDQPCIGIGFDIPEFPDNLPEKWKNKGYNMCRLGITCNDIKNLKILNIPAHEVFTVKINKKTDYFTFKATSDNASIEFNAKFISLSGPNVYINGSDDYYF, from the coding sequence ATGAAACACTGGAACGAGTTAGACGGAAGTATATTTCTCAGCAAAATCTTCAGCCTTCCTGTTGAAATTGGAAAAATAGCTCTTTTCTCATTACGGGTAGAAAATGATCAACCTTGTATTGGAATAGGTTTCGACATACCCGAATTTCCAGACAACCTACCAGAAAAATGGAAAAACAAAGGATATAACATGTGCAGACTTGGGATAACCTGCAATGACATTAAAAACCTGAAGATCCTTAACATCCCCGCGCATGAGGTATTTACAGTAAAAATCAATAAAAAAACGGATTACTTTACTTTTAAAGCTACCAGCGACAATGCATCTATAGAATTCAATGCAAAATTCATTTCACTTAGCGGGCCAAATGTTTACATTAACGGTTCGGACGACTATTACTTTTAA
- a CDS encoding Mpo1-like protein, with protein MGKRHPNLPAWQWRNYPQNHQHPTNLALHLIAVPLFIIGFLLIVSGVFSLSLASFAVGVVGILAGLALQRHGHSLEARASEPFSDRKDAVQRLVVEQFVTFPRFVLSGGWWRAWRQRHRH; from the coding sequence ATGGGCAAACGTCATCCCAATCTCCCCGCCTGGCAATGGCGTAACTACCCGCAGAACCACCAGCACCCGACCAATCTGGCATTGCACCTGATTGCCGTGCCGCTGTTCATCATCGGGTTTCTGTTGATCGTATCCGGGGTTTTCAGTCTGAGCCTGGCCAGTTTTGCCGTGGGTGTGGTCGGGATTCTGGCCGGCTTGGCATTGCAGCGTCATGGCCATAGCCTGGAAGCCCGGGCCAGTGAGCCGTTCAGTGACCGTAAAGATGCGGTGCAGCGCCTGGTGGTCGAGCAGTTCGTGACCTTTCCACGTTTTGTATTAAGTGGCGGCTGGTGGCGTGCCTGGCGGCAGCGCCACAGGCACTAA
- a CDS encoding TatD family hydrolase: MQLIDIGVNLTNPSFDEKHQAVLDRAYAAGVRQLVLTGTSIEGSEQAMELCVKLDESGQRLFSTAGIHPHSASEWNGDSAQRLRSLLSESRVRAVGECGLDFNRDFSPRPQQEKVLEEHLALAVELKLPVFLHERDANQRLLEILKDYRDHLTAAVVHCFTGEQQALFSYLDLDLHIGITGWICDERRGTHLHPLVREIPRDRLMLESDAPYLLPRTLRPKPKNGRNEPAYLPEVLHEVALHRHESMEDLARNSTACARRFFGLPEVD; this comes from the coding sequence ATGCAACTCATTGATATCGGCGTCAACCTGACCAACCCCAGTTTCGACGAGAAGCACCAGGCTGTACTCGACCGCGCCTATGCTGCTGGCGTACGGCAACTGGTGCTTACCGGCACCAGTATCGAGGGCAGCGAACAGGCCATGGAACTCTGCGTAAAACTAGACGAAAGCGGCCAACGCCTGTTCAGTACCGCTGGCATCCACCCCCACTCCGCCAGCGAGTGGAACGGCGACAGCGCCCAGCGTCTGCGCAGCTTGCTCAGCGAAAGCCGCGTGCGTGCGGTGGGTGAATGCGGGCTGGATTTCAACCGGGATTTTTCCCCGCGCCCGCAGCAGGAAAAAGTCTTGGAAGAACACCTGGCCCTGGCCGTCGAGCTGAAGTTGCCGGTGTTCCTCCACGAACGTGACGCCAACCAGCGTCTGCTGGAAATCCTCAAGGACTACCGCGACCACCTCACCGCCGCCGTGGTGCATTGCTTCACCGGCGAACAGCAAGCGCTCTTCAGCTACCTCGACCTCGACTTGCATATCGGCATCACCGGCTGGATATGCGACGAACGCCGTGGGACACACCTACACCCACTTGTCAGGGAAATTCCCCGTGACCGTCTGATGCTGGAAAGCGACGCACCTTATCTGCTGCCGCGCACCCTGCGCCCCAAGCCGAAAAATGGCCGGAATGAGCCAGCGTACCTGCCGGAAGTCTTGCACGAAGTCGCCCTGCACCGCCACGAAAGCATGGAAGACCTCGCCCGTAACAGCACAGCGTGCGCCCGTCGCTTTTTTGGGCTGCCCGAAGTGGATTGA
- a CDS encoding methyl-accepting chemotaxis protein, translating to MGAWLSNISLKYKFWAVNAVAFITTLLLVLYAVQLEQQARSTASHTSAQAQARLLGAWPAGEALPKDEHWLTFAPGQIPHMADRDLSALGSATGWVELNHMPVFGENPLMGAEVVARPDGQYVAVLAYAPSLTQVFGERFANYAAAVLILMLAMLGASQLLIRFLLSQLNTLKDVMLHVEKTGDLSARVPLACKDEVGQMASAFNAMQAGYQRVVKTVARTAKQLDEGATRLANSMNEVQHGMLGQQSETDQAATAINEMTATVYHIAQHAGATRDLSQTADTLAGSGQEVVTRVQRSISGLSTGVQQTAEMIQKLAEDSQKINGVVSVIHSIAEQTNLLALNAAIEAARAGEMGRGFAVVADEVRNLAKRVQSSTDEITRMVSALQVGTRDAVDFMQESSFKADDCVQQAQEAGAALAEITGAVAQMRESNTQIAVAAEQQSHVAEEMNRAVVSIRDVTENTVQQTVDSATTSNELATLAGELSKAIGQLKL from the coding sequence ATGGGTGCCTGGCTTAGCAATATCTCGCTGAAGTACAAATTCTGGGCCGTCAACGCGGTCGCCTTCATCACTACCTTACTGCTGGTGCTGTATGCCGTGCAGCTTGAACAACAGGCGCGCAGCACGGCCTCTCACACCTCGGCCCAGGCACAAGCGCGGCTGCTTGGCGCCTGGCCGGCTGGGGAAGCACTGCCCAAGGATGAGCACTGGTTGACGTTCGCGCCAGGCCAAATCCCACACATGGCCGACCGGGATCTGTCAGCTCTGGGCAGCGCCACGGGTTGGGTCGAGCTGAACCACATGCCGGTGTTCGGCGAGAACCCGCTGATGGGCGCCGAAGTCGTCGCCCGCCCTGATGGTCAATACGTTGCCGTCCTCGCCTACGCGCCCAGCCTGACTCAGGTGTTCGGCGAGCGTTTCGCCAACTATGCAGCGGCAGTCTTGATCCTGATGCTGGCGATGCTCGGCGCCTCTCAGTTGCTGATCCGTTTCCTGCTCAGCCAACTCAACACACTGAAAGATGTGATGCTGCACGTGGAAAAAACCGGCGATCTGTCGGCCCGCGTGCCCTTGGCGTGCAAGGATGAAGTCGGCCAGATGGCCAGCGCTTTCAACGCCATGCAGGCTGGCTACCAACGCGTGGTCAAAACCGTGGCACGCACCGCCAAGCAACTTGATGAAGGCGCCACGCGGTTGGCCAACAGCATGAACGAGGTGCAGCACGGCATGCTCGGCCAGCAGAGCGAGACCGACCAGGCCGCCACCGCCATCAACGAGATGACCGCCACCGTCTACCACATTGCCCAACACGCAGGCGCCACAAGGGATCTGTCCCAGACCGCCGACACCCTCGCTGGCAGCGGTCAGGAAGTGGTCACCCGGGTGCAGCGCTCGATTTCCGGCCTGTCCACAGGCGTGCAGCAGACCGCCGAGATGATCCAGAAGCTCGCCGAGGACAGCCAAAAAATCAACGGCGTGGTCAGCGTGATCCACAGCATCGCCGAGCAGACCAACCTGCTTGCCCTCAACGCCGCCATCGAAGCCGCCCGCGCCGGGGAAATGGGCCGTGGCTTTGCCGTGGTCGCCGACGAAGTGCGTAACCTGGCCAAACGCGTGCAAAGCTCCACCGATGAAATCACCCGCATGGTCTCGGCCCTGCAAGTCGGCACCCGCGACGCGGTGGACTTCATGCAGGAAAGCTCATTCAAGGCTGACGACTGCGTGCAGCAGGCCCAGGAAGCCGGCGCCGCCCTCGCTGAAATCACCGGCGCCGTGGCGCAGATGCGCGAAAGCAACACCCAGATTGCCGTCGCCGCCGAACAGCAAAGCCACGTCGCCGAAGAAATGAACCGTGCGGTCGTCAGCATTCGTGACGTGACCGAGAACACGGTGCAGCAAACCGTAGACTCGGCGACCACCAGCAATGAACTGGCCACCCTGGCCGGGGAACTGAGCAAGGCGATTGGGCAGTTGAAGCTGTAG